Below is a genomic region from Helianthus annuus cultivar XRQ/B chromosome 2, HanXRQr2.0-SUNRISE, whole genome shotgun sequence.
TTAACGATGATGATGGTTTGACCACGATGATACCTAGACCGAATTTCGcgtataaagttaataaagaagaggaagaagacaGGCTTACGGATATGACGATGGTGAGGAAGCCTGCACCGTATGTGCAAAAGGAAGAAACAGAAGTTGTGGATGATGAGagtgaaagtcaaagtcaaagtcaaagtcaaagtgaAATTCAAACAGATGCTTCACTCCTGCAAAAGCCTGAGATCGCACCATCTTTGCAACAAGAAGAAACCGAAGTTGTGGATAATGGAagtaaaagtcaaagtcaaagtgaAATCCAAACAGATGCTTCACTCCTGCAAAAGCCCGAGATCGCACCATCTTTGCAAAAAGACGAAACAGAAGTTGTGGATAATGATAGTCAAAGTGAAAGCCAAACAGATGTTTCGCAGCCCGGGATCGAGGTGAATCAAGATTTTAGAGATCAGAATGAATCAAGTGCTGAGATTGATGAAGTGAAGAACAGTTCAAGAAGAGTCGATTTAGCCTTCGAGATAGAAAAGGAGGATAATAATTCAACTGGTAATGCATTCATATCAAGACGTGTGTCAAACGGGTTGAAAGCCACCCAAATAGTATTTTTTTAATGCATACAATCTCTTAAATCGTTTTTATTCAATGATTTAGATTATTAGTGTCTTATTATGTTATTTTGCTATCATAACTAACACACTACTTGTTCATAATAAGATGTAAAATACAGACAAATGTTTTCGGCTTGGTTTGACCTGTGCTAAAttttttgacccgttacccaacgtGTATGAcacccccccctcccccccaatCTTGCCACCTTTGgtatttataatatatatttttttcgcATTGAATATTGTCCGAAACAAGTATTCCCATATCACATGACAATTTAGAACACTATTTTATTTTCATGCATAAGCCATTAATTCGCCACCCTATGTTCTTTCTTAAGGATCTCAGCCTTCTGAGCAAACCGAAACAGGGTTCGCCGAGACAGTTTCGGTTCCCGATATAGCAGCCGCCTTGAGAGGGCCACCTAAAAGGTACTTTAAACTATTCCACATgatttttcattgttttgtaGTAATAAGTTGTGATATAAACGCACATCGATCGCTTTATGAACAAGTCAACATTTCTTTTGTTTGACTTCTTGGTCGTTTATCATACTATGTTATCTTATTGTTGATGTGTTATAAACTTATAATAGATTAGATCAACCCGTCAAAGATGCATCAAAGATCGAGAAACCGGTTTCAAGCCCAACGAATACAGTACCAACGAGTCCAATGCGTGACAGTGAAACGTTACCTACAACACCACTTTTAAAGGTACATGACTGATATTCTGCCATGGTCAAATGACAATATTACCCTCTGTTCTCTGTTAGTTGCTATGCAGTTATAGCAGTCGAAAATCAAACAGCGGTCAATGactgatatttgagatataggttatcgcaGTGGGATATCTGTAATTTTACCAATTTGATACCTATTTTTTTGAAAGGCCCGATAACCGCTATCCCACCGCTATTGACTGCTTAGGTTAGTTGTGACAAATATTTCGCTCTACAGGGCCGTGAAGATGCCGACTGGAAACGAGCGCAAGATTTGATGAAGGCAGAAGGAAGGGAAGAAGTGGAACTCATAAACTCTAGCACTCGAGGATTTGTCGTAAGTGCTGATAAGAAAGTTTATCTTTTTATGTTGGGGATTTACCGATTTACCCTTTTGGTGATTTTACCTTTATGCCCTTGTTGTATAGGCGTCTTTTGGTTCTTTAATCGGGTTTTTGCCTTACCGAAATCTTGCCACCAAGTGGAAGTATTTAGCATTCGAGTCTTGGTTGAGAAAGAAAGGGTTGGATCCCGCTATGTACAGGCAAAGTCTCGGTGTTATCGGAGGCTATGATGCAACAAGCAAGTCAACTCCTAAGTCAACCGTAGATGTTAAAAAGATCGAGGGTGAAATATCGCCTGATATGAAACTTGAGGACCTTCTTGCAATTTATGACCAAGAAAAACTCAAATACTTATCATCCTTTGTTGGTCAGGTTTGAATTATCTATTGATTCGTTTAATCATATGAACttttcaaacattcaaacatctgattatttgattattaatTTATCATTGTATTCTCGTTGCAGAAAGTAAAAGTGAACGTGGTCTTAGCGGATAAAGAGACGAACAGATTAATATTTTCTGGAAAACCGAAAGAGAAGGATGAATCGATTGAGAGAAAGAAAAATCTCATGGTAAGATTCTTTTATATTCTTGAATTATCTCTTTAAATGACAATATATTAAGTGATTTAAGCTCGTATTTTCTACTTGTGCAGGCAAAGCTTAATGTCGGAGATGTCGTGAAGTGTTGCATAAAAAAGATTACGTATTACGGTATTTTCGTTGAGGTATTACAGTTTTGTTCTACTACCAATATATCTCATTTGCACCCCTCATTCTTAATTTTTTCGCCAAAAGAAACATCGTTTAGATGAGGGTAAACTTGTCTTTTCACTTGGTTTTGCGACTcaaatttttttattatgtaaTGATGTAGGTTGAAGGAGTACCTGCATTGATTCACCAAACCGAGGTGTCGTGGGATGATACTTTGGACATCATATCTCATTTTAAAATCGGACAGGTACCTTGAGCGTTTTATTGTTAAATACCATTTTCATATTGAATTtctttatattaataataataataataatattttgttCATAGGTTGTCGAAGCAAAGGTTCATCAATTAGATTTTTCACTTGAACGTATATTCCTATCGTTAAAGGATATTACGGTAATCTGTCATCTGTCATCTGTATTTCTTGGATTGGACAAATATCTAGAACTTAAGATAATCTTAAAACTCCGATAATCGTCATGTTGTGGCAGCCAGATCCGTTGATCGAGACTTTAGAGGCTGTTGTCGGTGATCAAGCTAACTTGGATGGTAGATTAGAAGCAGCCCAACCCGACGAGGAGGTTTTTTGCTTTACATCTTTTCGATCTTTCACTCTTCACACACACTGAAGTCACACACGTACACACAAAGCACGTTCATATTACAATGGATCATTTTTGATGAATCCTGCATATAAAACTGTACAGTGGTCTGAGGTTGAATCACTTGTGAAAGAACTGCAGCAGTACCAAGGAGTTGACCGGGTAAAGAAAGGCGGGTTTTTCTTGAGCCCGGGTCTGGCCCCGACATTTCAGGTAGTTTTCTCGCAATCAGCTTCCTTATATTATGTTCTTCGTATCGTGTGTGCACTTAACGATCCTAAAACATCAGGATTTCAAATTAAAAACGACGTTCTATGAATTACGTGTAGGTTTATATGGCATCCGTGGTTGACAACGAGTATAAATTGCTTGCTCGGGCCGGAAACAAAGTACAAGAGGTATAAATAAGTTGCTTGTAACGTTTCTTATTCCTTTAGTAGCGATCACATGTTACATTTTACCTGTCTCATTGATTAGCAGTGTACTGGTGGGGCCCACAAGTTTTTTAGTGATGGGTTTTCACGATTATAAATAAATTAAGTTGCTTGTCGTACTATAAAATTATTTACCACTAAAAGTATGACAAACGATGCATGTTTGTTGTTTTGCGACAGGTGATCGTTGAGACATCGATGGGGAAAGAAGAGATGAAATCAGCGATCCTAACATGTGCCAATAGAGTTGAATAATGGTCTCGCATGTTTCCGTTCggttcttgtatagtttgtttgcTCATTCTTCTGGTGTAAGATGGGTTGATGTGTGTGAGACTTTTAACCAAGATCAAGTGTGGTATTCATTATGTGTAGGTTGGGAGTGCTATGAAGAGAGGTTCTTTGAGGTGGTCTACACAAGTATAAATTGGGTTTATTTCAAGAAAGATGTAACAccctaaatttaaaaaaaaaagtgtttaTTGGTGTTAAAATAAATGTATTCATTATTCAAGGCAGCTATGATTATTATGTGTATAACCATTGATCAAGAAGAATAGATTTTTAGGTATTACAAGAAATGAATACAAAAATAAagattttgtgtttttaaataTCATTGCTAAACAAAGTATTAATATATGCTAATAAGTAATAACAAACTAACTAATTGAATGTTAGTTGAATTTTTGCAAAATAGTCCCTTCAAGAGTTACAATTGACAATTATCACCCCAAACCATTTATTATAGTGTAATATGCCACACCATCTAAAATCTATCTAATTACCCAAAATGGGTTTGAACCCTTACCATTTGGTTGAAGGAAATTCACTAGTGTCATTCTGatattatatataatagtttCATATAATGtgtatatcttttttttttgtttttgtatcGGGTGATACGCGACAGCGCGAATATTATAATTTTGTCATCTATCATGTTATATATTCGTAGTTTATTGGATATATGAATTCACATGTGTGTACATATACATGTGAATTAGTGTTCATCTTGACATGAACATAGATTATTAATTGCCCCCACaatgtattatttatttatttttgaacaTTTTACATTTTTTGCAACTCAACAAACGTTACAAGGCCCTGGATTTGACGATGTCAAGACTCATCTCGCCAACGTCTGTTGCTTGGAGTTCCAGTTGGATCCCTTCTAGCTCTCTCTTGAACGTCTCCTTTGAGCTCG
It encodes:
- the LOC110922351 gene encoding uncharacterized protein LOC110922351, encoding MESLTLTTTTTATTNTSKFRFSIPCYKNPKIYKNLPFNHKRHRKFAAFAAKDDASFDSYDQMEIKFGRLIGEDPKLTLAKILGRKTFPEMSSLEIEKLYNKKGLKAFNDIEELPFDVSDVRKKPNDSLDGLNLTRPVPKNRVKFEKNESSDGLNLTRPVPKKGVKFETNDKPVVPEVKRPSQPLAKAPSNPVPSVVPNVELRKPTTFNDDDGLTTMIPRPNFAYKVNKEEEEDRLTDMTMVRKPAPYVQKEETEVVDDESESQSQSQSQSEIQTDASLLQKPEIAPSLQQEETEVVDNGSKSQSQSEIQTDASLLQKPEIAPSLQKDETEVVDNDSQSESQTDVSQPGIEVNQDFRDQNESSAEIDEVKNSSRRVDLAFEIEKEDNNSTGSQPSEQTETGFAETVSVPDIAAALRGPPKRLDQPVKDASKIEKPVSSPTNTVPTSPMRDSETLPTTPLLKGREDADWKRAQDLMKAEGREEVELINSSTRGFVASFGSLIGFLPYRNLATKWKYLAFESWLRKKGLDPAMYRQSLGVIGGYDATSKSTPKSTVDVKKIEGEISPDMKLEDLLAIYDQEKLKYLSSFVGQKVKVNVVLADKETNRLIFSGKPKEKDESIERKKNLMAKLNVGDVVKCCIKKITYYGIFVEVEGVPALIHQTEVSWDDTLDIISHFKIGQVVEAKVHQLDFSLERIFLSLKDITPDPLIETLEAVVGDQANLDGRLEAAQPDEEWSEVESLVKELQQYQGVDRVKKGGFFLSPGLAPTFQVYMASVVDNEYKLLARAGNKVQEVIVETSMGKEEMKSAILTCANRVE